A part of Rhinolophus ferrumequinum isolate MPI-CBG mRhiFer1 chromosome 11, mRhiFer1_v1.p, whole genome shotgun sequence genomic DNA contains:
- the LOC117030919 gene encoding LOW QUALITY PROTEIN: heterogeneous nuclear ribonucleoprotein M-like (The sequence of the model RefSeq protein was modified relative to this genomic sequence to represent the inferred CDS: inserted 2 bases in 1 codon; substituted 1 base at 1 genomic stop codon), giving the protein MAAGVEAAAEVAATEPKMERESGGXGRRRGSGPEGEGERPTQHEKRKEKNIKRGGNRFEPXANPTKRYRAFITNIPFGVKWQSLKDLVTEKVGEVTYVELLMDAEGKSRGRALVEFKMEESMKKAAEVLNKHSLSGRPLKVKEDPDGEHARTAMQKAGRLGSTVFVANLDYKVGWKKLKEVFSMAGVVVRADILEDKDGKSRGIGTVTFEQSIEPVQAISMFNGQLLFDRPMHVKMGERALPKGDFFPPERPQQLPHGLGGIGMGLGPGGQPIDANHLNKGIGMGNIGPAGMGMEGIGFGINKMGGMEGPFGGGMENMGRFGSGMNMGRLNGGGGSSVPGIERMAPGIDRIGGAGMERMGAGLGHGMERVGSEIERMGLVMDRMGSECMGSGIERMGQTMERIGSGVDRMGAGMGFGLERMAAPIDCVGQTIERMGSGVERMGPAIERMGLGMERMVPAGMGAGLERMGPVMDRMATSLERMGANSLERMGPSMGPALGVGIERMGLAMGGGGGASFDCAIEIERGNFGGSFTGSFGGAGGHAPGVARKACQIFVRNLPFDFTWKMLKDKFNECGHVLYADIKMENGKSKGCGVVKFESPEVAERACRMMNGMKLSGREIDVRIDRNA; this is encoded by the exons ATGGCCGCAGGGGTCGAAGCGGCGGCCGAGGTGGCGGCGACGGAGCCCAAAATGGAGCGGGAGAGCGGCGG CGGGCGGCGACGGGGCTCCGGGCCGGAAGGTGAAGGAGAACGACCTACTCAGcatgagaagaggaaggagaaaaacataaaaagaggaggCAATCGCTTTGAGCCATAGGCCAATCCAACCAAAAGATACAGAGCCTTCATTACAAACATACCTTTTGGTGTGAAATGGCAGTCACTTAAAGACCTGGTTACAGAAAAAGTTGGTGAGGTAACATACGTGGAGCTCTTGATGGACGCTGAAGGAAAGTCAAGGGGACGTGCCCTTGTTGAATTCAAGATGGAAGAGAGCATGAAAAAAGCTGCTGAAGTTCTAAACAAGCATAGTCTGAGTGGAAGACCACTGAAAGTCAAAGAAGATCCTGATGGTGAACATGCCAGGACAGCAATGCAAAAGGCTGGAAGACTTGGAAGCACAGTCTTTGTAGCAAATCTGGATTATAAAGTTGGCTGGAAGAAACTGAAGGAAGTTTTTAGCATGGCTGGTGTGGTGGTCCGAGCAGACATTCTAGAAGATAAAGATGGGAAAAGTCGTGGAATAGGCACTGTTACTTTTGAACAGTCCATTGAACCTGTACAAGCTATATCTATGTTTAATGGCCAACTGCTATTTGATAGACCAATGCACGTGAAAATGGGTGAGAGGGCCTTGCCAAAGGGGGATTTTTTCCCTCCTGAACGTCCTCAACAGCTTCCCCATGGACTTGGTGGTATTGGCATGGGGTTAGGACCAGGAGGGCAGCCTATTGATGCCAATCACCTGAACAAAGGCATTGGCATGGGAAACATAGGGCCCGCAGGAATGGGAATGGAAGGCATAGgatttggaataaataaaatgggaggCATGGAGGGACCCTTTGGTGGCGGTATGGAAAACATGGGTCGGTTTGGATCTGGGATGAACATGGGCAGATTAAACGGTGGAGGTGGAAGCAGTGTCCCCGGGATCGAGAGGATGGCCCCTGGCATTGACCGCATTGGGGGTGCTGGCATGGAGCGCATGGGCGCAGGCCTGGGCCACGGCATGGAGCGCGTGGGCTCTGAGATCGAGCGCATGGGCCTGGTCATGGACCGCATGGGCTCCGAGTGCATGGGCTCCGGCATCGAGCGCATGGGCCAGACCATGGAGCGCATAGGGTCTGGCGTGGATCGCATGGGTGCCGGCATGGGCTTTGGCCTCGAGCGCATGGCCGCACCCATCGACTGTGTGGGCCAGACCATTGAGCGCATGGGCTCTGGTGTGGAGCGCATGGGCCCTGCCATCGAGCGTATGGGCCTGGGCATGGAGCGCATGGTGCCCGCAGGCATGGGGGCTGGCCTAGAGCGCATGGGCCCTGTGATGGATCGCATGGCCACCAGCCTGGAGCGCATGGGCGCCAACAGTCTGGAGCGCATGGGTCCTTCCATGGGCCCGGCCCTGGGCGTTGGCATTGAGCGCATGGGCCTGGCTATGGGTGGTGGTGGCGGTGCCAGCTTTGACTGCGCCATTGAGATAGAGCGTGGCAACTTCGGAGGAAGCTTCACAGGTTCCTTTGGTGGAGCTGGAGGCCATGCTCCCGGGGTGGCCAGGAAGGCCTGCCAGATATTTGTGAGAAACCTCCCATTTGATTTTACATGGAAGATGCTAAAGGACAAATTCAACGAATGTGGCCACGTGCTGTATGCCGACATCAAGATGGAGAATGGGAAGTCCAAGGGGTGCGGTGTGGTTAAGTTTGAGTCGCCAGAGGTGGCTGAGAGAGCCTGCCGGATGATGAATGGGATGAAGCTGAGTGGCCGAGAGATTGATGTTCGAATCGATAGAAATGCTTAA